The genomic DNA CCACCGAGTGAGCAGCGGCACGCACAGGGCGCCGAGCAGCAGGGACACGACGTACGCCCCGATGATGAGCGACACCCCGGAGGCGGTCGCGCCGAGCCCGTAGCCGGCGACCGCCGGGTCCGTGCGGGCGAACGTGGACAACGGGATCTGCGCGCCGAGCACGGACGCCCCGAACAGCATCGCCACGACCTGGATCGGCCACTGCCGGCGCGAGCCGAGCACGCGCAGGTCGACGAGCGGCGTCTCCACCCGCAGCTCGACGCGGGCGAAGGCGATGCCGAGGAGCGCCCCGACCGCGAGGAGCAGCCACGGCCACGGCGAGGCCGACCCGAGGACGCGCAGGAGCATGAGGCCGCCCATGATCGCGCCGAGACCGAGCGTGAGCCACGCCGTGCCGGCGCCGTCGAAGCGGCCGGTCCCGGCGGGAGGCATGGCGGGGACGCCCCACCAGATCGCCGCGATGGAGAGCGTGACGACGACGGCGGGCACCGCGAGCAGGGCGATCATCGACAGCCGAGTGGCGAGCGCGCCCGCGAGCAGGGCGCTGGCGATCACCGAGGTCTCCAGCGCGGCGACGAGGACGGACGAGGCCAGTCGGGTGCGCCGGTCGTCACCCGCCGTACGGCGGTGCACGATCGCGACCTCCATCGGCAGCCACACCACGTACACGCCGACCAGCGCCCACGCCGCGGCGAACGCGACCGGCGTCGGCGCGAGCGCCACCCCCCAGCAGGCGAGGGCCGCGACGACGGTGCTGGCGAGGAGGATCCGGCGGTGGCCGTGCAGGTCGCCGAGCTTGGAGAGCACCGGTACGGCGATCGCGGACAGCGCCAACTGGGCCGCCTCGAACCAGTTGACCTCGGCGTCGCGCAGGTTCAGGTGCCGGGCGATGTCAGTGAACAACGGCGTGAAGTAGCCCTGAATGGTGCCGCTGGCGATCTCGACGCAGACGAGGAAGCCGACGATGGAGGCGATCGGGACGGCGGCTGTGCTCCGGTTTGCGACCGCGCCCCGGGACCCCTCCGCGGGGGCGGTCACAGGTGCTCCAGCAGGTCCGCGTAGTAGTCGACGCCGGCGAGGAAGTCCGTCACGCCGAGGTGCTCGTCGACGTTGTGGATGCTCTGCCGCTGGGCCTTGGTGACGTGGAAGGGCGCGAACCGGTAGACCCGCGGCCAGATGCGATGGAAGTGCCGGGAGTCGGTAGCGGCCATCACGAGATAGGGGATGGCGCCGGTGTCCGGTTCGCAGCGGTGCAGGGTGGCGACGAGCGCGTCGTACGCCGCGTCGGTAGGGGACACCGGGCTCGGGTCGTCGCCGTGCCGCAGGGTGACCGTGACCTGGCGGTCGTTGATGGTACGTCGCAGCCGGGCCAGGACGTCGTCGCGGGTCTCGCCGACCGCGATCCGCACGTTGAGCCCCGCGGTGGCGGTCGTGGGCAGCACATTGTTGGCGGGGGCCGCGCGCAGCTCGGTGAGGGCGATCGTCGTGCGGGTCAGCGCGGCCAGTTCGGGGCCGAGGAGGCTGAGGAGTCGCGCCATCGGGAGGCCCAGCCGGTCGGCCCGGTCGGTGAGGAGCCGGGCTGGCCCTGGAAGGTGTCCGCCGAGGGCCGTGATCATCTTCGCGACCGGCTCGGTCATCCGCGGCGGTGCGGGGGAGTCCTCGATCCGGACCAGCGCCCTGGCGAGCCGGGCCACGGCGCCGTGCCGGGGCGGCTGGCTCGCGTGGCCGCCGGACCCGCTCGCCGCCAGGTCGATCGCGGCGTTGCCCTTCTCGGACAGGCCGATCATCGCCATGCGCGCCGAGACCCCGGGCAGGGCGTCTGAGACGATCGCGCCCCCCTCGTCAAGGACGAACCAGGGGGTGACCCCGCGGCCTTGCAGCTCCGCCACGGCGCGTCGGCCGGTGACCCCCATGACCTCCTCGTCGCTGCCGAACGACAGCCAGATGTCGCGAGTCGGGCGGTGGCCCGCGGCGACGAGCCGATCCACCGCAGCGAGGATTCCGACGAGGCTGCCCTTGTCGTCGATCGTGCCTCGGCCCCAGATGGCGCCGTCGACGACGCTCCCGGCGTACGGCGGGTGGGTCCACGCCTCCTCCGGCCCCGCGGGGACGACGTCCTGGTGGGCCAGCAGAACCACCGCGTCGGTCTGCGGATCGCGGCCCGGCCAGCGCAGCAGCAGCGCGTGGTCGCCGAGATCGGTCGTCTCGCAGGCGGCGAAGGCGTGCGGGAAGTGGGCCCGGAGATCGGCGTGCAGGCCGTCGAACTCCGCGGGGTCCTTGCCGGGCCCGGCCACGGTCCGACGGCGTACGGCGGCGGTCAGCGCCGCGACGGGCGCCGGGACGCTGACAGTCTCCATGACGGGAGCGTATGGGCGGTCGCGCGACGCTGTCCGGCGATCGTCACCAGGCGGCGTTGTACGCCGCCACGGCCGCCGCGTCGGCGTCCGGCGCGATCGTGACGGTCTCGACAGCGAGCCGCTTGGCGTTGGCCGTGATGTCCAGCCAGGACCGCAGGCTGCTCACCTGCCACGCGGAGGTGGAGCGGCCGATCGTCCACGAGATGCCGAGCCGCTTGCCCTTGCTCGCGGCCCAGTCAGACCAGTCGGTCAGGCCGCCCTTGCCGGTGACGAGGACCGGCCACGGCTTGTCGGCGGGGATGCTCAGCCCGATGAGGTCGATCGCATCGCCCGGGAAGGCGGCCGCCGCGGTCTCGGGGTCGGTGCCCAGCGGGGCGGCCCACTCGATGAGCGCGTTCGGCGCCGCGGCCTTGACGGTGGCGGCCACCCGCTCCGCCGCCGCCTTGGCGCGGGCGGGGTCGGCGCCGTCCGGCGTGGTCAGCCGCACCACTGCGGGCTTGGCGGACACCGAGCGCAGGGTCGTGCCGAGCGTGGTCCACGGCTGGGTGCCGGTGCCCTTCGCCAGGGCCTCCAGGTCCTCGCCGCCGAGCGTGAGCGGAGCCTCCACGACGAGCTGGGCGCCCGTCGTCGCGGCCTTCGTCCACATGGGGGCGGTGGCGGACAGGGTGGTGAGGTCGGCGCTGTCGACCCGCAGGCTCAGCGCGTCCGCCGCGCGACCGCGGGCGGTCACCGTCGCCGCGGCCGCGGCGACGTCGTTGTTCGGCGCGGTCACACCACTGGCCCAGCCGCTCCCGGGAGTCCCGGTCGGGGCGCTCTCGGTGGGTGCGGCCTTCGGCGCCTCGGTGGGTGCCGGCGTGGGCGCGGGCCGGGTGGTCGCCGGCCCGCGGACGGGCCCGGCGGTCGGGGCGCTCGCGCGCGGACCCGACGGCTGCGCGGAGCTGGGCGCGGCCGACGAGGTGCCTCGTTGTGAGGTCGTCGGGGCGCCGCTGGTGGGCGGCTGGCTGGTTGGAACGGATGACGTGGTGGGCGCGGTCGACGCGGTGGGCGTCGTCGACCTGGTGGGTGTCGTCGACGTGGGTTTCGTGGACGTCGGGGGCGCGGTCGTCCCGCCCGGTGCCGGCGTGCTCGGGGCGGGCTTGGCGGGTGCCGCCGGCTCCGTCGCGCGGGGTCGCACCGGGGTTGCGGGGGCGGGCGGTGCGGACGGCTTGCCGGTCTGGGCCGGGGCCGAGTCCTTGGCCTTGTCGGCGGCCTTGCCGGGGGCTTTATCCGGCGACGTCGTCGCTTGCGGCCGGGACGGGACGGGCAGCGTGACCCGGGGAGGCATCGGGAGCGGCACGGGGGTGGTCGTCGTCGCGTTGGCGCGGGGGGTCGCCGCCGAAGGGCGCGGCGTGCCGCTGGACGGGCGCGCTACCGGGGGGCCGGTGAGGGTGATGGTCAGGCCGTCGTCGGTGAGCGAGCCGTCGACCGAGACGTCCCTCGGGCCGGCCGACGGGGACTTCGTCGAAGTCGCCGGGAGCGTCGGCTGTCGGCTCGTCGAATGGGGCCGCGCGGGCGCAGTGGTGGCCGAGGCGCTGGCCGGGACGCTGGTATCGGTCGACTCGGGCGAGCGCGTGGGGACCGAGGCGGTCGGCGTCGTGGGTGTCGGCGCGGCCCAGGTGCTCGACGTCGGGCCCGGTGTCCGGGTCGACGAGCGAGTCCCCCTCGGTTCGGCCGGCGTGGTCCAGGACGGCTGGCCGGGCCGCGCGGTGCCACGCGTGGTGGGCTCGGCCGGTGTGGTCCAGGACGGCTGGCCGGGCCGCGCGGTGCCACGCGTCGTGGGCTGGGCCGCCGAGCTCGGTTCGGACGTGGGCCAGCGCGGCGGCTCGGTCACGGCCGGGGAGTGGGGTGCCGCCGAGTCGCCCGCGGGGCGGCCGGTCGCCGAGGGCTCGGTCGGCGGGAACGGCACGGGGGCGTCCGCAGGGCTGGTGGCGACGGGCGCGCTGGGTGAGGTGGGCCGGAAGGCACCGGGCGCCGCTGCGGCCGTGCCCGGCCCCGCCTCGACGACGATCCGCACGGGCGTGTCCGCGCGGGCCGGCACCAGGATGACCGTGGCCGGTTCGGGGGCGCTCGGGACCCGCGTGGCGGGCGCCGCCGGTCGCACCGACGCTCCCGAGGCCGTCCCGCTCGGCTCGGCCGGCGTCGTCCACGGCTGCGCTGGGGCGGGGCGGGCCGTCGTCGCCTCGCTGGGTGCCGTCCGGACCGACGCGGGGCCGGTGGGCAGCGGCTGGTCCGGCAGGTGCCCTGGGGGCGGCGGTGCCGAGGTGGTTACCTGGGCGGTCGGCGTTACTCCGGGCGGGGTGGCCTGGGCCGGGACGCTGGTCGCGGGCGGGGCCGGTGCGCGGGTGGGGGCGGGCGTGGGTGCCGGCGCGGGAACGTACGGCGTGGGCGGCGCGGTCGTCTCGACCGGGATCCGGCCGTCGGGCGTGGCCGTGGCAGGCGCCGGGTACGGGTCGTGCTCGCGGCTGGCCGGCAGCGTCACGGTGCCCTCTGGCGTGCTCGGGCGCTCGGCCTGACCGGGCTGCCCCTGCCCGACGACCTCGCCCGGCTGGTTCGGGACCTGCCGCGTCGGCATCTGGCTCGCAGGCTGCTCGACCGGCACCTCTTGGCTCGGCACCTGTTGGCTCGGCTGGTTCGGCTGCACCGCTTGGCCCTGGGCCGGCACCTGCTGGCCGGGCTGCACCGGTTGACCCTGGACCGGCTGCTGGGCGGGCTGGGCACCGTCGCGGTTCGACGGTGCCGAGGTGCGGGACGACGGGGTCGAGGGGCTGGGGGCGCCCGGGGCTGCGGGCTGTGCGGCGGACGGGGCGACTGCGGTGCCGGTCCGGTTCGCGGCGGATGCCGTCGCGCCGCTCGTCGTGCCGGACTGCTGGCTGGCTGTGGTGCGGGTCGGGCTGGTGACCGTCGTGCCGGTCCGGGTGGGCGCTGTGGGGCGCCCGGTCGCGGCGCCACTCGACGTACCCGTCGCGGCCACCGGCGTGCCGGGACTCGGGGCGACCTCCGTCGCGGACGCCGTACCCGCCCCGCACACCACGAGCGCGGTCGCCACCGGGAGGGCTGCGGCGGCGGTGAGGGCCTTGCTGTTCAGATTCCTGCGCATGCTGCTGACCTGTTCGTGTGGAGGGGCGGAGTCAGTGCGGCCGGGCGGGTCGGGCCGGTCAAACCGGCGGGTCGCCCCGGTCGCGGCAGCGCCGGGCCGGCCCGGGGCGACGTCGCGGGGTGGGCGTCATGGCGTCGCCTTCGGCGGGAGGAGATAGACGTACTCGTCGCCGCCGGACTCGGCCCGCACCGCCGCGGCGGTCGTCGCGAGATCCTCGGGGAAGGCCTCGTTGTCGGGCAGGACACCCGCCGGGATCTGCGGGCCGACCAGCACCCGCTGCCGGGCGAGCATGCCGAGCGCCCGATCGGCGCTGACCAGCTGCGTCGTCCAGGCGCCCAGGTCCATCGATCGGGCGGTCGTGAGGTCCACGAGCGTGCGGCCGAGGATGCCCCATCGGCGCGAGGGAGAGGGGTACCAGTCCGCGGAGCCCCCGTCGAACCAGGCCGCGCCACCCCACGCGAAGCGCACGTCCTGCGGCCGGTCGCTGTAGACGGCCACGTACGCGGTGCCGCTGGTCTTCGTGGGGAGCACGGTCACCACCGAGTCGCCGAGGTAGCCCACGATGGTGGGCGGGCCCGAGTTGCCGGGGCTCTCCCAAGGGGTGGGCTGCGCGGCGGGGCGCCCGGCGGCGAGGTGCCACCACCCGGCCGCGCCGGTCGCCGTGACCGTGCCGTCTGCGCGCGCCGCCAGCGGCTTCGCCCCGTCCGGAACGGGCATCGTCACGAGCTTGCCGGCGGCGACCGTGCCCGCCGTACGTCCTTGGTCGCCGATCACCAGCGGCGCGGAGCCCTGCAGGCTCACGCTCGCCCCCGCGGGAAGCCCCAGGTCGTGGGCCTCGCCGCTCTCCAGATCCCACCAGGCCAGGCGGTCGCCGACCTGCGCCGCGACGACCCGCCGCCCGTCGATGGTCGTGGCCGTGAGGTCGGTGCCGGGCTTGGCGTCGGGGTACCGGCCGCTCCACCGCACCTCACCCCGCTCGACGTCCACGAGCGTGATCGTCCGGTCCTTGGTGACGAACGCCATCTGCGTGCCGTCCACCATGAGCACCCGACCGGCGTCCTTGAGCAGGGCCGGCGTTCGCCACATCGACTTGGCCTGCCATTCGGCGGGAGGCGGCACGCCGATGGTCTCGTCGCGGACGAGCATCACCCCGGGCCGGTCGCGGGAGATCATCGCGACGAGTGCGGCCACGACCAGCAGGCAGGCGAGGGCCACGCAGCCCAGCACCAGCATGCGTCGGCCCGGCCGGAGAGCTACGGCCGGCCGGCCCGTGCGCGGCCGGGGCGTGGCGCGGTGTCCCCGGGGCGCGCTGGGGGCGCGAGGGGCGGTCGCCGGACGGTACGTCGCGGGCCGTGCCGGCTCGAATCCGCCCGGCGGAGGCCCTGGTGGGGACGGGGCTGAGGGGCGGCGGCCGGGCACCGTCGTCGGGGTCGGGCCGGCGTCTCGACGCAGCGTGGCGACCACCGCGGCCGCGGGGTCCCCATCGACCGCCCACGGGCTGGTGTCGACCTGTCGGGGGCCGACGGGCCCGCTCTGGTGGGCCGCGCCGGCGAGGTCGGCGGGTGTGCTCTGGCCGAGAGAGCCCGGCGGCGCGCTCTGCTCGAGCGGGCGAACGGGGCGGCTCGCTGGGGCCCGCCCGTCCGATGTTGCCTGGCCGAGGCGTTCGTCGGGGGCGCCTTGGCCGAGGCGTTCGTCGGCGGTGCCTTGGCCGGGGGCGTCGGCGCCGGCGCCCTGGTCGGCGGACTCGTCATCCCCGCCGGGCGGCCCGGCCTCGCGGACATCGCCGTCGGCCGTGACGAGGACGGTGCCGAGGGGGCTGCCCTCGTGCTCGAACTCGGCGCGGATGACCCCGTCGGGGGACTTCGCGGCGAGGCGGCTCAGGTGGGTGCGGACGACGTCGGCGGCCTCGTCCCAATCCCCGGTGGCGATCCGCCGCCCCTCGACGTACGCGGCGAGTCCCCCCGGGACGGTCACCCACTCCACCCGCGCCCACAGGCCCGGGGAGCCGGTCCCGGTCATGAGCGCAGGCCCCGGCGGCCGCCCGGACCCCTCCGGCGACCCGCACATGTCGCGAAACCGATTCTCACGGTATGAATTTGGCCTTCCCCATGGCTTTTCTGGCCACCCCGAAAAATGCTTGCCGGGCGGGTTTCACGAGGCCCGGCTGGTCGACAATCTAACGGATGGGGAAGACGTTGGCGCGGGCTCGGATGCCGCCTGTGGATAACAGGTCCATCCGGTCGGAGCGGGCCTCGGTTGCCTTCTTGGGTGGGGGTCGATTGTCGCGAGCGGACCTGCTCGGGCGACGGGCCCTGTCGAATCGGGTTGCCCGAAAGGCCGATTGCCGGTGGCTGGGCACGGGCTCGAGGGGGCGCCTGGACGTCGTCGATCAGAGGTTCAATACGGCGGCCGCCGCGTCTCAGGAGTCGGCCAGACTCCGTGAACGGTCATTGGCGACGATGAGAGGCGCATCTGCTCGGTGAGCGGCGTACGCCTTGAACCGAGGTCAGAGCGACGAGGTGGCGGATGATCGGCCGATCCTGCCGTCACGGTGAGCGCTCAGCGTGCCACATCATGACGTCGCCGATGATCGCCCCGATGATCGCCCGATCGCTGTCCTCAGAGGAGCAGCAACGGGGACATCATCGGGGAGATCACACGCCCCGGCCGGGAATCCCCCCACCCTCCGGAATGCGAATCTCACGCCCGGTGCACAACGGGAATGTCACCGAGAAGCGGGAATCGACATTCGAAGAACGGAAATGATTGGCGCCGTGCCGAGTTCACAATGTCGGCAGCTCGTCGGCGTCCACAATTCGATAGGCGTAGCCCTGTTCGGCGAGGAATCGCTGGCGATGCGCGGCGAATTCGGCGTCCACGGTGTCGCGCGCCACGATCGTGTAGAAGTGCGCGGTCCGGCCGTCGCCCTTCGGCCGCAGCACCCGGCCGAGGCGCTGCGCCTCCTCCTGCCGGGACCCGAACGTCCCGGAGACCTGGATCGCCACCGAGGCCTCCGGCAGGTCGATGGAGAAGTTGGCGACCTTGCTCACGACCAGCGTCGAGATGGCCCCGGTGCGGAAGGCGTCGTACAGTCGCTGCCGCTGCGGCACCGTCGTCTCGCCCGTGATGAGCTCGGCGCCCAGTCGCCCCGCCAGGGACTCCAGCTGGTCCAGGTATTGACCGATCACGAGCGTCGGTTCGCCCGCGTGACGGCGTACCAGCTCTTCCACCACGCGGTCCTTGACCGGCGCGCACGAGGCGAGCCGGTAGCGCTCCTCGGGCTCGGCGGTGGCGTACGCCATCCGGAACGAGTCCGGCAGCGGCACCCGCACCTCGACGCAGTCCGCCGGGGCGATGTACCCCTGCGCCTCGATGTCCTTCCACGGCGCGTCATAACGCTTCGGCCCGATCAGAGAGAACACGTCGGACTCGCGCCCGTCCTCCCGCACCAGGGTCGCGGTCAGCCCCAGCCGACGGCGGGCCTGCAGGTCGGCGGTCATCCGGAAGATGGGCGCGGGCAGCAGGTGCACCTCGTCGTACACGATCAGCCCCCAGTCGCGGGCGTCCAGCAGGTCGAGGTGCGTGTAGGCGCCCTTCCGGCGGGTGGTCATGACCTGGTACGTCGCGATCGTGACCGGCCGGATCTCCTTGCGGGCGCCGCTGTATTCGCCGATCTCGTCCTCGGACAAGGAGGTACGCCGCAGCAGCTCGTCGCGCCACTGCCGGGCGCTGACCGTATTCGTCACGAGGATGAGCGTCGTCGTGGCGGACCTGGCCATCGCCGCCGCGCCCACCAGCGTCTTGCCGGCCCCACAGGGGAGCACGACGACGCCCGAGCCGCCGTGCCAGAAGCCGTCGACGGCCTGCTCCTGGTAGGGCCGCAGCGCCCAGTCGTCCGTGACCAGCGCGATCGGGTGCGCCTCGCCGTTGACGTAGCCGGCGCGGTCCTCGGCCGGCCAGCCGACCTTGAGCAGCTCCTGTTTGAGGTGGCCGCGCTCGCTCGGGTGGACCAGCACGGTGCGGTCGTCGAGCCGATCGCCCAGCAGCGGCCGAATCCGCTTGGAGCGCAGCACTTCCTCCAGCACCGGAATGTCGGTGGTCTCCAGGACCAGGCGGTCGCCGTCCTTGGCCAGGACCAGCCGGCCGTAGCGATCCATCACATCGGCGACGTCGACGAGCAGCGCGTGCGGCACGGGATAGCGGCTGAACCGCACCAGCGCATCCACGACCTGCTCCGCGTCGTGCCCGGCGGCTCGGGCGTTCCACAGGCCGAGCGGGGTCACCCGGTAGGTGTGCACGTGCTCGGGTGCCCGCTCCAGCTCGGCGAACGGCGCGATCGCGGCGCGCGCGGCCGGGGCCTGCGGGTGGTCGACCTCGAGTAGGAGCGTCTTGTCGCTTTGGACGATGAGGGGGCCGTCGGTCATAGCGGGTGGGTCAACGCGCGACGAGCGTTCGCGATTCCGGTGGCAGGCTCACTGCCACGACCACGCGTACCGGGCGATGCTCCCGATCCCGCCGAGGAGCCCGACCACCAGCGCGACGATGGCGAAGATCCGGGCCTGTTTCACCTGGTCGGCCCCGCCCCACTGCCTCGCGGCGATCTCGCGGGACACGCCGCCGGACTGCGCGAGCACGACGATGGCCATGATCATGCCGAAGAAATTGCAGAACAGCGCCAGCGGGATGGCCACGATGCCCATCGTGCGCAGCGACTGCGCCCGCGGGTGCACGGCGGTCCCGTACGGCGCCTGTCCCTGCGGGGCTTGCCCGTACGGCGCCGGCGCGCCCCACTGCTGGTTGTCGTCCTGGGGCCCCGAGCCGTACGGCGGGATGGGGCTGCCGTACGCCGGCTGGGCCGCGTCGCCGTAGGTCGGCTGGCCGGTCCCGCCGTAGGGCTGCTCGCCAGCCGCGCCGTACGGGGGCTGACCGCCCTCGCCGTGGTTCGAGGCGCCGCCCTGCCAGGAGGCGCGACCGCCCGTGCCGGGCTCGCCCTCGTTCGGTCGCCATCCGTCGTTGCTCATCGGATCTCCGTCCTGAGGACCGCGCGCGGCGGTGTCCGTGCCATCGACGCTACCTCGCCGCGCTGTGCGGCGCGTCGAGCCGGGCGCTCGGGGCCCAGCGGCGCGGCATGATGTCAGCTACGACGCAGCTCGCCTAGCGGCGGCTCCGACGTACCGTCCGCTCCCCGTCACCCACCGAACAGGAGTCCACCGCCATGCGCCACCCGCAGCGAGAGCCGATGCCGGGCCTGCCGGAGCGGGTGCGCATCTACGAGGTGGGGGTGCGCGACGGCCTGCAGAACGAGGGCCAGGCGGTGCCGGTCGAGGTCAAGGCCGAGTTCGTCCGGCGGCTGCTCGACGCGGGCCTGGAGACGATCGAGGTGACCAGCTTCGTCTCCCCGAAGTGGGTCCCGCAGCTCGCGGATGCCGCCGAGCTCATCGCGATGCTCGGCCCGGACGGCCTGGGGCGGCACCGGCCCGTCCTGACCCCCAACGAGAAGGGGCTGGACCGCGCGCTGGAGCTGGGCGTGAGCGCGGTGGCGATCTTCGGCAGCGCCACCGAGACGTTCAGCCAGAAGAACCTCAACCGATCGGTGGCCGAGTCGGTGGAGATGTTCCGGCCGGTCGCGACGCGCGCGAAGGAGGCGGGGGCCTGGGTGCGGGCGTACGTGTCCATGTGCTTCGGGGACCCCTGGGAGGGCGACGTCCCGGTCGCGAAGGTGGTGGACAGCGCGAAGCGGTTCATGGACCTCGGCGCCGACGAGCTGTCGATCGGCGACACCATCGGCGTGGCGACCCCCGGGCACACGGTGGCCCTGCTCGACGGGCTGGTCACCGCGGGCATCGGCATCGAGAAGATCGCGGTGCACTTCCACGACACCTACGGGCAGGCGCTGGCGAACACGGTCGAGGCGATCCGGTACGGCGTGCGCACGGTGGACGCCTCGGCGGGCGGGCTCGGCGGCTGCCCCTACGCGAAGTCGGCCACCGGCAACCTCGCCACCGAGGACGTGGTGTGGGCGCTGGAGGGCATGGGGGTCGAGACCGGGGTGGACCTCGACAAGCTCGTGGCCACCAGCGCCTGGATGGCGCAGCAGCTGGGGCGTCCCTCCGCGAGCAGCGTGGTGCGGGCACTGACGGGCTGAGCCGGGCTGAGCTGGGCCGACGCGGTCTCGTCGCGGGCGTGCGGTTGGGGCTGTCGGAGCCGGCACGTAAGTTGGTCTCCAGGACGCGACGAAGGAGGCCGAGATGCGATCAGGGATCGATCAGGGCGGGATCGAGGCGGCAATCCGGCCGCAGGACGACCTGTTCGGGCACGTCAACGCCGCGTGGATCGCGGCGACGCCGGTGCCCCCCGATCGCGGGCGCTATGGCACGTTCGACATCCTGCGCGAGCGCGCCGAGGAGAACATGCGGGCGCTGCTCGAGGAGCCCGCGCCGGTCGACGCGGGCGCCGAAGCGACCACGCCGGGCACCCTGGCCCGCACCCTCTACGCCGCGTTCCTCGACCAGGAGACGGCCGAGGCGGAGGGCCTGGCCCCCATCGCTCCGCTGCTGGCCCAGGCCGCCGGCGTCGAGGACGGCCGGGCCGCGATGATCCTGCTGGGGCACCTGCAACGCGAGGGGGTGGGCGGCCTCGTCGAGGCCTACGTCAACACCGACCCGGGCCAGCCGGATCGCTACGTCACGTTCCTTGAACAGTCGGGGATCGGCCTGCCCGACGAGGCGTACTACCGCGAGGAGGCCTACGCGCCGATTCGTGCGGCGTACCTGGCGCACCTGGCCAAGGTCTTCGTGATCGCGGGGGCCGACGGGCCCACCGCCGACGCCGAGGCGCGGCTGGTCATGGACCTGGAGACGCGGCTGGCCGCCGGGCACTGGGACCGGGTCAGCCGGCGCGACGCCGTCAAGAGCTACACGCTGGTCGACCTCGCCGGGTTGTCCGAGCAGGCGCCCGAGGTGCCGTGGGCCGAGTGGCTGGCCGCGCTGGGCGCGCCCGACGCAGCCCGCGAGGCGCTGGTCATGCGGCAGCCCTCGTTCCTGCAGGCCCTCTCGCACGAGCTGGTCGCCACCGACGTGGCCGCCTGGCGGGCCTGGCTGCGGTCGGCGATTCTGCACGCCTACGCCCCCTACCTGCACGACGCGATCGTCGCGGAGAACTTCGACTTCTACGGCCGCACCCTGTCGGGCACGCCGCAGCAGCGGGACCGGTGGAAGCGCGGGGTCGCGCTCGTGGACCAGCTCGTGGGGGAGGACGCGAGTCAGCTGTACGTCGCGCGCCACTACCCGCCCGACGCCGCCGAGCGGATGACCCACCTCGTCGACAACCTCGTCGAGGCCTACCGCCGAGACATCGCCGACCTGGACTGGATGACCCCCGCCACGCGGGAGAAGGCCCTGGCCAAGCTCGCGGCGTTCACCCCCAAGATCGGCCGGCCCAACCGGTGGCGGGACTACTCGGGGCTGACGTTCGCCCGCGACGACCTGGTCGGCAACGTGCGCACGGCGTACGCGTTCGAGACCGACCGCATGTGGCGCAAGCTCGGCGCACCCATCGATCGCGACGAGTGGTTCATGACGGCGCAGACCGTCAACGCGTACTACAACCCCGGCATGAACGAGATCGTCTTCCCGGCGGCCATCCTGCAGCCGCCGTTCTTCGACGTCGACGCCGACGACGCGGTGAACTACGGGGCCATCGGGTCGGTCATCGGCCACGAGATCGGGCACGGCTTCGACGACCAGGGCAGCCGGTACGACGGCACGGGGCGGCTGGTCGACTGGTGGACGGCGGAGGATCGCACGGCGTTCGAGGGCCGCGCGGAGCGCCTCATCGCGCAGTACGACGCCTTCCACCCGCGCGACCTGCCCGCCGAGAAGGTCAACGGGGCGCTGACGGTGGGGGAGAACATCGGCGACCTCGGCGGCGTGACGATCGCGCACCTGGCCTACCGGATCGCCCGGGGCGAGGAGGAGTCGCCGGTCATCGACGGGATGACCGGGGACCAGCGGTTCTTCGCGGGCTGGGCGCAGATCTGGCGGATGGCGGCCCGGCCGGAGGAGGCCAAGCGCCTGCTCGCGGTCGACCCGCACTCGCCGGGGGAGTTCCGGGCCAACATCGTGCGCAACCTCACGGAGTTCTACGAGGCCTTCGACGTGCGCGAGGGCGACGGCCTCTGGCTGGCGGAAGAGGATCGGGTTCGAATCTGGTGAGGCGCGTGGGGGGAAGGATCGTCGCGGGCGCCGCGGGGCTCGCGCTGATCGCGGCGACCAGCTGGTGGTGGGATCTGAGCGGCCCGGTGCCGATCCTGCAGGCGCTCTACCCCGCCGTGGCGG from Austwickia sp. includes the following:
- a CDS encoding peptidase M13, which encodes MRSGIDQGGIEAAIRPQDDLFGHVNAAWIAATPVPPDRGRYGTFDILRERAEENMRALLEEPAPVDAGAEATTPGTLARTLYAAFLDQETAEAEGLAPIAPLLAQAAGVEDGRAAMILLGHLQREGVGGLVEAYVNTDPGQPDRYVTFLEQSGIGLPDEAYYREEAYAPIRAAYLAHLAKVFVIAGADGPTADAEARLVMDLETRLAAGHWDRVSRRDAVKSYTLVDLAGLSEQAPEVPWAEWLAALGAPDAAREALVMRQPSFLQALSHELVATDVAAWRAWLRSAILHAYAPYLHDAIVAENFDFYGRTLSGTPQQRDRWKRGVALVDQLVGEDASQLYVARHYPPDAAERMTHLVDNLVEAYRRDIADLDWMTPATREKALAKLAAFTPKIGRPNRWRDYSGLTFARDDLVGNVRTAYAFETDRMWRKLGAPIDRDEWFMTAQTVNAYYNPGMNEIVFPAAILQPPFFDVDADDAVNYGAIGSVIGHEIGHGFDDQGSRYDGTGRLVDWWTAEDRTAFEGRAERLIAQYDAFHPRDLPAEKVNGALTVGENIGDLGGVTIAHLAYRIARGEEESPVIDGMTGDQRFFAGWAQIWRMAARPEEAKRLLAVDPHSPGEFRANIVRNLTEFYEAFDVREGDGLWLAEEDRVRIW